The genomic window CAACCACATCCGCCATTTTCTCATCTCCCATGAGACCCGTAATGTCATTTACTAGATTGGCACCAGCAGCCAAGGCGGCCTCTGCCACCTGACTTTTCCAAGTATCGATGGAAATGAGAACATCACTTTCCTCACGGATAGCTTTAATCACTGGAACAACACGCTGAATTTCCTCTTCTATTTCAACATAGCTACTGCCCGGCCGAGTCGATTCTCCACCGATATCTAGCATGCTCGCTCCTTCTGCTATCAATTTACGAGCTTGCTGGAGTGCCTGCTCAAGAGCAAAAAACTGATCACCATCTGAAAAGGAATCTGGCGTCACATTGATAATTCCACAAATGGCTGTTTTTTCGCGGTTGACTTTATTGGACATAACGGTTACTCCCTTAAGGTTCTCTACCATATTATCTCTCTATTTTACCATAAAAAGAAAAAAGATGGACACGTTAGTATTCATCTTTTCCAAGTAGGCCAATGGTTTAGAATGATAGACCTAGATTTCTACTAATCAATACCAATAAGGCCAACAAACAAAATGCAATACCATTGAGAATCATATGAAGCAAAATGGACATCTCCAAACGCTCAGTCTTATAGGCTGTCCAAGTCAAAACCGTTGACATTCCTCCATAAATAATCACAGAAGGTAAATTGGTTGGCATATGGAGCAAGGCAAAGACGATTGCACCAACAACAAAGCCAAGTTTTTCTTTTCCACGGAAGATCTTTTTAGGAATAATTCCGCGACACAAAATTTCTTCACAAATCGGCGCAATCAAGACTAGCAGGAAGAAAGTTGAAATCAAGGAACTATTCTGAACTAAACCATTTAGTATTGATTGGTTATTGGTTGTTGCCTCATTTGTTAGTCGAAGCAGGAGTGAACCCAAGAGATTTGTCGCAAAAATCACTAGATAACTCAGTACCAAGCGAGCCAAGTCTTTTGCCTTAAAAAAGGATAGATTAAAAGTAGCAAGTTGTGTTTTTCGTGCGCCAATAATGAATACAATCAAAACGACTATGGATAGGGCACCAACTAAGAGCCCTGACTGTAAAATCGGAAACTGTTTGTTTGCTAAAAACAAAGCAAGTCCTATGGGAAATTGAGATAGAACAAAAGCCACCAAAAGGATGAGCACCCATTTCCCTCTGTTCAAAACCTCTTGCCAAATCGTCTTATCTTTCATGATGTACCTCCTTATAATTAAAAAGGGAGACTCCCCTTTTTCTATTATACCATTTATAGCGCCATACTGATATAGTTAAGGATAAACAAGGCATCCAAAATCCAAATCATCACGTGCACATCCTTGGCTTGACCTTTGACAACTTTTGTCAAGGTATATGTCAAGAAACCAACAGCAATCCCTTGTGTGATAGAGTAGCTAAATCCCATAAAGATAGATGTGAAGAAGGCAGGAACCGCTTCAGCCATATCATCCCAAGGAATATTTTTCAAGTTAGAAAGCATCATGATTCCGACGATAATCAAAATTGGTGCTGTTGCAGCTGTCGGAACAATCGCTAGAAGTGGGCTAAAGAAGCTAGATAGAGCAAAACAGATCGCAACTACTAAAGCTGTCAAACCAGTACGTCCACCAGCACCGATACCCGCCGCAGACTCAACATAGGTCGTAACGTTTGAAGTACCTGCAATGGCACCTACTGAAGTTGCCACCAAGTCAGAGTAAAGAGCCTTGTCCAATTTAACTGACTCATGGTTTTCCCCACTTGTCGCAACGATACCAACTTTTTCACCAGTACCGATAAGAGTACCGATTGTATCAAAAATATCTGTTAGTGAGAAGGCAAGAATAGCCATCAAAGTTTCTGGTAAACGCGAAGTGTTTGAAATCAAAGATCCTAAACCTTCTGAACCAAGAGCAGCACCAAACAAAGTTCCTAAATCATTAACCGCTGATGAAAGATTATTGCTAGCGAAGTCAATCCCTGATAATTTGACAACACCAACAGCAATGGCAAGGACAGTCGTTGTTAAAATAGAAAGAATGATTCCACCTTTGATGCCTTTAACAACAAAGAAGATGGTAATAGCCAAACCTGCAAGAGCTACCAATACTGCTGGAGTATTGAAGTCTACCAAGCCTGGAACAGCTGCTGAGTTTGCAGTAAGTGCAGCTTGAGCCTTGTCTGC from Streptococcus oralis includes these protein-coding regions:
- a CDS encoding CPBP family intramembrane glutamic endopeptidase, which codes for MKDKTIWQEVLNRGKWVLILLVAFVLSQFPIGLALFLANKQFPILQSGLLVGALSIVVLIVFIIGARKTQLATFNLSFFKAKDLARLVLSYLVIFATNLLGSLLLRLTNEATTNNQSILNGLVQNSSLISTFFLLVLIAPICEEILCRGIIPKKIFRGKEKLGFVVGAIVFALLHMPTNLPSVIIYGGMSTVLTWTAYKTERLEMSILLHMILNGIAFCLLALLVLISRNLGLSF
- a CDS encoding NCS2 family permease, encoding MDKLFKLKEHGTDVRTEVLAGLTTFFAMSYILFVNPQMLSQTGMPVQGVFLATIIGSVVGTLMMAFYANLPYAQAPGMGLNAFFTFTVVFGMGYTWKEALGMVFICGIISLIITLTNVRKMIIESIPTTLRSAISAGIGVFLAYVGIKNAGLLKFSIDPGTYTVAGEGADKAQAALTANSAAVPGLVDFNTPAVLVALAGLAITIFFVVKGIKGGIILSILTTTVLAIAVGVVKLSGIDFASNNLSSAVNDLGTLFGAALGSEGLGSLISNTSRLPETLMAILAFSLTDIFDTIGTLIGTGEKVGIVATSGENHESVKLDKALYSDLVATSVGAIAGTSNVTTYVESAAGIGAGGRTGLTALVVAICFALSSFFSPLLAIVPTAATAPILIIVGIMMLSNLKNIPWDDMAEAVPAFFTSIFMGFSYSITQGIAVGFLTYTLTKVVKGQAKDVHVMIWILDALFILNYISMAL